GTCCGCTATTGAGGtgaccctgaaaaaaaaaaaaaaaaaaaaggtttgtacAAAGTTCACAGGTTGAAGCTGGTCTGTAAACCCTTATTTGCATTTATCAAATCACACGTGGCACAGGCATACCTTTTGGCTCCACCTGCATCAGGTGAGACGATGGTGCAGTTTTTCCATTCAGGGATGTTCTCTTTAATCCATTTCAGCACAGCTGGCTCTGCATACAAGTTATCAACGGGGATGTCAAAGAATCCCTGGACAAAGATAAAAATATGTCAGATGTCTGCCTTTGTTGACATATATGCAAacatttggtaaaaaaaaacaaacaagaaaacccATCAGATTCCTAATGAAGCAGAATTTACAATTACACAAACCTTATGGTCACCAGTCTGAAAGACTACCaggaaggaaaaaaggaaaggaaaaaaaaaaaaaaaaaagaggccccAAAATAACAATTTCTAAAGAAATATTtgcaaaaatatttgaaaatggGAGCCTTTCTGTGGCACGGTTTCAAACCCAGATAAAAAAACCACATGTTATGTAATATTCACCCATTCTATATGGATCAGATTTATTTCTAATATAcagttttaaatgtgtttaaaatagCAGATAAGGCCGGTCTAAGCATCTCTCTAATGTATAAAATATCTTTATATATCTatgtataaaaaacaaaaaatagctAAAAATGGGTTTACAAAGTCCCAATAAAAAGACTAAATCAAAGACCAATTAACTGCAGGGGCATGAACGAAATAAACTTCAGTTTATGTCTGCTCTCATACAACTCACTTGTATTTGCGAGGCATGCAAATCCATCGTGATGATGTGGTCTGCGCCTGAAACTGACAACATGTTGGCCACCAACTTGGCAGAGATAGGCGCGCGGCTCTGCAATGAAAATAGATCTCCTCAGCCACATGGAATAAGAAAACTGGCAAGCATGGCTCACTTCTAAAAATAACACTTAACTGAGAGTTTAGCATTTGTGTTCAACCCCACCAGCCAAATGTTACAAACATTCTTTTATTCAGACCTAAATTTTCAGAATATACGCTCATTATAGGCAAAACGCATACAAATAACCAAGTCATCACAAAAATCCTAGACACCAGCTCATCTTGCACCACAACACCGTATATAGAGTTCCTGTTTTTGCAGACATGAGTGCGGAACATTCAGTTCATGCAATATGTTGAAATGGGAGGAAATGCCAACACAAGAAATAAATGAAATCTGAGCTTCGGGATAGTTTAGCAAAACACACATATCGGGGGACTGGCGAACAAGCAAAAAGATAAAGGGGAAAATTCCTTGTTGACTGATTACGGATGGGCAAGGCTGCAGGCTTCCTGTCATGATGCTGGATGGCAAATGACATGACAGAAGTAAATAGACAGATATCCCTCACCCCCACCTTGTCCTTCTTGTCTTGACGGGCATATGGGAAGCAGGGGATGACAGCTGTGACCCTGGAGGCTGAGGCAATCTTGCAGGCATTAATCAtgatcagcagctccatcaAATTGTCATTGATCTCCCCACAGCCACTCTGCACAATGTAGACATCTTCTCCACGTACGCTCTCCCCTATCTCCACACTACCAGAGAAGAGACGTGACAAGACAAACAGCACTTAGAGCCACCGAGCTAACACACCCAGAGAAGCTTGAGATAGATGAGACAAGAGTAAACATTAGCTTGTGTGCACATGTGATTTCACCTGATCAAGGGTTTAACTTGGGGCTAAAGGAGATGCGTGTCGAGTCAGAAAGTTTGACATTGTCATTTTAGCTTAAGACTGCTAAGATTGTTTTGTTTCGAGTTAGCAGACAGGTTACTCATTCAAGTTAGCATTAGTTCTAAACCATTCGTGGACTACAAGTTCCCGACAACACTGCGCGGCAATTTGACCGTGACACCACGTTTCCCATTTATAGCATACATGTCGCTAGGTTACAACATTTCACTTCTACGCACAATTTCTTTGTTGagaacacaacagcaaaaaccTCACCATGTTTCTTGGTTGCTAAATTTTTTGGTAACAACCTTCCCCAATTCGAGACCCAGGCGGTCCGCTATTTTCTGAGAAAGATCCGGATGTGAGCTACCGCTAAATATCTTGATATTCGGCATTTTGTTGTGGTCCAGGGCGTCGTCCAGTCCAAGCGAACTGCGCCAGCGATCAAATATCAAGTCAGACGTACCGAAGCGTCCGAGACAACTGGAATTAGATCAACAGTTGTTGAGCTACTCTTACCGAGCTTGATAGCCTTTCCTACCTATCTTCCATTATGTCCCACACATCACGCGTACGACTCATCCTCCCAGGGCGGCGCGCACGCTTCAAGTTGTCGTTTGCCGTGATGGCGTCATTCCCACCAGAGAACGTCTGGTGACGCATAGAACGCCGACCTGGTGGGCCACGCACATTTTATGAGCACAGTGGATGCGAAAACGTAGTTAATACGTGGCAAGTTCGACGAGTATTAATAGCCTGCTAGTAGGAAACGGCACATCCCTCTTGTGTTATTATAAAGGCTAAACATAAATTTCCCATTTTGTTAAAGACTGGCACGTACTTGACATTTCCTTCAGCCCCTCGTAGACATTCTGGCGACCTTTTGGTGACCAATTTCTTCATCAAACGGCTGCCTCTAAGTGAAGAAATTTGAAAAAGAGTACACTTAGTTCAACAATACAAATGTTTTCACTACAGTTTCATAATAGGAATTGCATAGGTAAAAATAAATAGTGTAATGAAGAttagtttttaaatgttaagGGTTACACAGCTGAGCATTGTTAATGAGTATTAACTCCTGAAACAGGCATTTAAAGTATTAAGCCTATGTTTGACTGTTCAGCATGCATAGTTTTTATATGCAGATGAGTAGCACGTCCATTCAAATAAATGGAGCCAGTCTACATGCAGAGACAGCTCCTTGTAAGTTATCTGAACATGCTGACGGTCTCAAGTTTATCACTTTGCTGAACCGTATTGTCCATATAGATAtaccaaaaaaaatatattgctGCATGGCAAAAAGATGCAAAGCAATAGAATGAATCCTGTTATACACATATAAGCTTTCTTCCCAACAGAATACATGCAAAAAGTGACAACTTTGTCATTTTCAATAATGACTTTCAGTATTCCGGTTTCTTCAAGTATCTGTAACTATGTCTGTAAATGTAATTCATTCGGTTATTTGATTGTGTAATTCTGTTGCATTTAATGTAACTACATACAACACCAGGAGAGGACAGGGGGCAAGTATTTGTTCCTGGTTAGCTCATTCTCAGGACAAAGCATTCATCTTTTGGAGTCTTTTTttgtccatttattttttaaagatgCATTTTCAAAATGAGCAATTCCTGTCTAGCTTCTCTTCAGTACAGCAATCAACTCATGAGGCCATTGACTTTAGACTGACATAGATAGACTCTGTTACTTCAGGAGCCAGAGGATGCACAGACCACGGATTTGTAAATTAATGTTAATAAATGATGATCCAGTAAAGTTTGGACGCGCCTATTTGATGGAGTCTGATTTATATAGCCTgccccaaaaagaaaaagaaaattcacATACTTTTGTATTTTCTTGGATCACATTTAGCTTTAATTGTAGCAAATATGGCGTTGTTTCAAATAGCTTATGCAATGTCACAACAGTCCTTTCTAAAAGAGTTGCTTTAATCTTTTGCCAAGATGACATGAGAGACTGCTTGCTGCCAAAAGTCTTTTCCAGCAAATTGCAAAGATTCTCATTGGGATTTATGTTTGGGTTCTGTGGTTGCCAATCTATATGGGAACATTATTTTCTTTGCTCCCTGTGCTACTCTTTCACAGTTTGAGCTCAATGAATCCTGGGATTGTCATTATGGAACATGCCTTTGccatcagggaagaaaaaaaaaactcttgatGGAAAAATCTGGTCATTCAGTGTATTCAGGTAGTCAGGTGACTTCTTTAGACCTGACAAAATGAAGCATATCCATTAGCTTAATTGAATCCAGTtggtaatttatttatttttttggcaaGGCAATGTGTATATGAAGTAGAGTGATATTGCATATACTACTATATAGAGAGCAACGGAAACATTTTGCTCGcaatttcaataaaaaacaaaagtgggctgtttgaaaagaaaatatggGAAAATGACACACGTCACTGCTTTTCCTACCACTGACTACCTCACTGCCGTCCCCACCACTGGCTCTTTGATGGATTTGCCTTGAACACTATTTTTTCATATCCCTCACTtttgttactgtttttttttttttcaatttcatctAGGCTTTGGAGCATTTGACTATGAGGTAGGAAAATGTGAGTCTATTTTGTAGACCAAAGTTATTCACATTGAATCGCGCCCCACCCCAAGTTTTGGGTTATTATGGCTATGACTCAGTTCACCAAGGTACAAACAAAATTCATTTAAACCAGCATTCTTTTCCTCTCTATCTTAAAAGAGCTCAGTTTTCCTGTGGGCAACTGGTAATCCCAATAGCCAGTTTGCCTTTGTACAACAATGAATTGaacaaaatgtcaaaataaGGCTCAGATGCATCTCTTATAACTTTACTTCTTGCTAACTACAGAATTACGAGTTGTTAGTTTTCTTTCatgagattgttttttttttatttttctcaagcACCTTTGAAACTCATCATATATGATATTGAACTGTTTCTGTCAAAGCTGCTTCCCTGGTGTGACTGTTTGTTTCCTTTGCTATGAAGCGATAAAACAAGCATCACAAGACAAATTGTGTAAACCTTCCTGCAAGTAGTTGGTGCTGTGTCATGTTATTTAGGTTTGCTCTGTTAAGCCGACATCCCCCTTTTGCTTGAGTCAAATGAATGAAACAATCCCAGCAATAAGCATCTGTTGTCGCAAGAGATGTCTCCTGGTAGTCTTTCATATGATGCACTTTGTTTGAACTTGTTCCCACAGACACCGCTGGCATTACAACAAGTTTAGTGCGTACAATGTCATCTCCAAATTCTCTGAAAGAGTTTATTTAATACACTTTATTGCTCTTAAAACATGAGAGAAGTTTGCACACAGACAGAAGACCACAGTGAAGACAAGATTATTGACAGTAAATAAAGACAGGAATGAAAGAAGTGcacaaaaataaacaatgaaTCAAGTCATGATGGGCTCATTGTGTGAATGAAACAGACTAATCTACAGTTTACCAAAGCAACAGGACCAATGACAAGCACATAAGATGTTGATTGAAATGTTCAAGTGCTGATTGAGTGGATATTGTCCGattgttttgtttataaaaataaacatgtcCCATGCTTTATACTCATAATATATTCTTCAAAATATATGTTTTACTATTAGTTTCTATGTTACATTACTATTATAAATAATGACCTCACAGACATGTTTTCTCCTATTTACAAAATAGTGACGGGCTCTGAATTTGTCTTAATGTCACAGGTTTAAAAGTGTTTCTTATTccctcacatgttttattatgTTATTTACATCCGCAGTGTAAAAGTATACATTTCCATATCGTATACCATTTGCAAAACATCAATACACATCCACCATACCCTTTCATTTTGACCCGTTTATCCCACTTTCAAAATCTGTAAAGTATCATCACGTCCAATGCCAGTGTGGTTGTCCCTTAAAGTCTCAGGGGAAATCATGCAGCACACTGAGGGAGAAAACACCGCGTAATGGTTCTGGAGAGGCCACATTAGCGGCAGAGGAAACACTGTTAAAAGAGAGGACTTGTAAACACACCGCAAGTGTGTTCTGAAACCAAGATGAAAGTGCAACAAAGCTGAAGGTAAAACTGAAGTGTTGCTTTCGCTCATGATTAAGCACACTGTAAGGGTGATGCTTTTTGTCAAATTCTGAAcatttctgatttatttgtaaCTACAGAACACTGCATGTTTCAGTGTCCTAACTATAATATTTACTATAAGATGATTATATAACTTCAGGAGGGGAGAATTTAGCATGTTAAATAGtactttaaaaacatttgagtTAAGTTCAATTTTAGCACGACACTTCTGTATTTGTCAAATTACTCcaaaacttttttatttcaagagATAGTAGATTGCTCTTCCTGCCTTTAACATTGTTGCAGAACAGTTGTCACTGTTAATTTGGTTTCATAGCACTTTCTTTTGATAGTATATCCGGCATACATTATAGGCCAACACAACTATAAaacctcagatttttttttctggaataaCAAGTGGGTGAGACACAAAGAATTTCAGACAGGAAATGATGTGTTAGTTTTATTAAAATACATAGAAAACTACTTTGTGGGTTTCTTAAATATTTGCTAGATTGCACATTGTGTAACAGCACAtagaaagcatttttttttattttgtatctgaAAACCTGAATAAAAACATAGGAATATTTTGAAATGGGCCAACGTCAGCTTTTAGAAGATGAATTATGAAAGAGTGGtgttgttttcagcagcaggatgaatcgaaaaacacagaataaaacattaaaaggtACATTTAGGCTTCAGAACTAATGTCAGAGGTTGTGCAAAATCCTAGTTACAAGCTTACTCGTTTGCTAGTAGAAGTCTACTGTATATTTAAAACTATGATTCACAACCAGTGAGATGTAAGTGAGCCATGGATTTGTGGAGGTGTAAAATACACTCTGTTATTGATTATATTGTGGGCATGTCTTCTTTGCAGTTGAGTGAGGTAATAACACTCTTTACTGTACATTGGATACGACTGTCAATTGAGCTTCTGCTACATTGTCTGCCCTGAGCAGGTGATTTTCTACCTGCACTCTTGTAAATGAGAGAGTGGAGCTCTGTCAGTCAGTATTGTTACGTATGCCGTACTTGTGTTTCAGTGCTTTTCATTTTCCAACTTTGTCACTTACATTTTGACTGATGTAACAGTATGTCAGGCACTGCCATCACAGCCAACATAGATCAGTTTTGAGTTACAACAGTTAGCAAAttccacaaacaaacacatcacCATCTAACCAACCGACCCTTTGGACTATGCAGTTTACAGAAGTCGCTACTTAACAAGATCTCCTTAATTATTTTGTccaaaacatacatttatatctGATTTGTTATAATTTTTATGGTTCTCTCAACTCAATacatttcaaatatatttttcaccTGTTTTCTTCACAAAACTTCATATTATTTGCTAAGTAGACACAACTCAAATATATATTACATATAAAATATTATACTataatgatttatttatattatgtATATTGATATGAGGTGATTAGCCCTGTATTACCCAGTCTGTTATAGGGTTCTTATTCCATTGTGCATCCGTTTGGcatatctttatttttctaaacAAGGCTACCTCAGGGCCTGTAAACATGGGATGAAACAGTTGCATTGCAATTTTTACTGAGGATGATTCATTGCACATTTTGTAAAAATtgtaaacaataaataaataatgaatttGGATAGTGTAGCCACCCACATTCTGGACTGTTCTGATTACATTCCTGCCAGACCTTTTCTTACTGGGCAGGCAGAGTTTTGATGGGTCGTGTGAGTGAGCTCATGTTATTGGTGTTGGTGGAAATTTGAGGGCTCACTGTCTTTGTTGGCAAACTGCTGGAGTGCCCCATGGACTCCTCTGCTGCACGCAGAAGTAAAGTGTAGTTGATGGCTACCTCCTCAACTTTTCTCAATAGCTGCAGCCTTTGGGTTTCTGAACGAACCCCCCGGATCAATTGAATGAAGGTCTGGGTTAGTTCACACAACACTTGGAAGCTGGCTGAGACAACAGCAAGCATACGTGTTGGGCTTTTTTCAACACTTGCCACTCTCCGACACGATGCTCTGAACTCTTTAAAGCGCACTGCCAGCTCCTGTTTGTACTCTGTAATCCGTGAGGGCTGAAGACGAGTCTCACCCTCAGCTTGTGGGCTGTTAGCACATTGTCGCAGGATAGCTAGCAACTCATTAGCATCCAGCTGGGCATTTAGAAAACCATCAGGCAAGCTGAACGTTTTCCCCTGGAGAGCCTGTACCCGTGCAAGGCTTCCTTCCAGTGTACCACAGGATCTCAGGTCTATGTCCTGTGTTTGTGGTTCCTCCTCTTCTACCTCTTCTTCTTCCCCACTGCAGTCCTCTGCATTAAGAACCTGGAGTGTTTTGCTTACAACAGGAAAAGTATGCGCGTCCACCTCCATACCTGGGAGGACCTGAAGGGGTATGGAGTATGAGAGTTCCTCTTTCTCACTGCTTTCATCTGCAGCCTCACACTTTCTGTAACAGAAACAAAATGAGCAGCATTTGTCTTTGTCATCGATGTCTTCACTCGGCAGGCTCAGCAGGACTTCCCCAGTTCCTTCTTTGCTTTCACGCAGTAGTTCCTCCCCCTGAATGAAAAACACACCCTTTTTCCCTTTCCCGTCTGCCTGATGAGACTGAGTGTGGACTGGTTCTACTGGGGTGGGGAGCCTAAGTCCTGTGGCCCTCACTCTTTCCATCTCCTTCTCCAGACTTTTGGTTTTCGGTTTCACCTCAGCATACACTGGTGTGCTAGTGTTGTTATCCAGCTCCCCAATGCTGTATCGTCTCTGGAGCTTCTTATATTGAGGAGCTCCCATGCAATCGGTTTGAGAAGTACACGTGGGCAAGCAGGAGCCCTGGTCTCCCCTTGGCTCTCTCGACTCAAGGCTTGTTGATCGTATTCGTGTTGTCTTGATCTCCAAGGTCTGAGGTCTCCTTGTGGCACTTTGAGCATGAGGGACTTTGGAGACTGCCGGAGGGGTCTTTGCAATGgttctctctcttcctctgttttgtatttcttttgtgGTGCCAACTGGGGTGTCAGGTAGTCGCATTCCCCTACACATTCGCTTACAGTCACAGCTACGTCGCTGCTCCCTGGAGATCCCAGGGGCCTTAAGGACAGGACTAGTGCGGAGTTGGCAGGCACAAGGAGTCCCTGAGGGCACAGGTGAGGAACCTTGGGGCAAAAATTCTCCCTGCGATGTCTTGGGTTTCAGCAGCTCCTCCAAGAACTCAAGCTCATACTGGCGAACTTTCTGCAACTGAGCCCTTcgttcatctgtttcttttcgCATTCGGGCTGGAAACGTTGCTGAAAGAAGGTTTTTAAAGCTCAAGAAGGGGGCACTGCGCTGGGACTTGCCTTTACCTGTGCTGTACTTTTTTGAGTCTCTGGCTGGGAGAGTGGAGACTTTATCTACAGAGGGGCATGTAGTTGTTAGATCATCTAAAATAGGTAAGGATTTCACGTGACATTTTTGTGACTCGAGGTGGGATTTGCTCTGGTTACCATCAGTCTTGCTTTCAGCTGTTTCCTTTCTCTCTACTTTTACAGGCAAACGAGGAGAGAACTTAGTTTGTATTTGTGGGCTTGGTTTTGCCAAACAAGGATCTGCTCCTACTTTTCCTGCATTTTCTTTGCCTTCTTTGCTGTTTGCCAACTGCAGACCTTTGGCTCGAAGGCGCTCATCATCTGTGGGGGAGGAGGATTGAAACACCACTATCTTCTGAACCTGTGGATCTTTTAGTCTTAGTTGAGGTGCAGGATCCTGTTTCACCGGACATGTGCAGAAGAGATCATCAACTGGCACAAGTTCTGTAGAGCTTGAAGGCTTCATGGTCTCACTAGAGGCAGTCTTGGCATCTTGGCACATATTAGTGGGAGAAATCTTGGCAGAAGAAGTTCGAACCACAGGCAAGATGATAGGTAAGGCTTTGTTTATAGGATCTGTATTAAGAGTTGCTGCTGTCTTCTCCTTTATACCATCGGGGAGATTTTGAGTTTTCATTTCTCCTGAAGCATTTGATAATTTTTGATCTGTACTGACAGATGTCAGTGAAGCATCAGACACTTTAACTTTTTCAGGTGGTTTTGAAGGGGGGTCAAAGGTGTTTGCTTTGGCAGACTCAGAGATCGCTTTTAATTCTGCTTTTTGTTTCATGTTGGTAATGTCTTGATTACTCCCTTGCTCTGTTACAACGCTGACTATCGCTGAATCTTGGCTGGGGCTAACTTTAAAGGGAACAGTCTTGCTAAGAATTACTTGCTTGGGTGGACAGCCAGCACGTATTTGACCCAGAGAGAAGGCCCCAGTCCCTATGGTCTTTGCTGTGCAGCCAGGGATAGCCAGGGGGAAGTCACGGCGACAAAGAATACGCTCCTTGTTGATATGGTGAGCCAACAGGTAGGCTTGGTTTTGGTTTTGCTTCATTGCTGACACCATCTCTGAGACATCTGTCAATTCAGAGGAATTGGTCTCATGACCTGAATCCAGTGATGACTCTGGTGTAATGGCAGCTAAGACAATCAGCCCTGAGAAAAAGAACAACATAGTCCACTGTTAGTAtaatcaagaaaaaacaaatggtAATGCAGAAATGTATTGATTGTGACTGCAATTAGCATAAATCATTTGGGAATAGTTTTCATGTAAGTTTTACAATATCAGTCATTCAGGTTCAAATTCTTAGGCCCCTCTCCAGACTGATTCATGCACTAGTAGCATTGCTTTACTTGACACCGCAGAGTATTGCAGCTTTGGCATGCAAATTTATGTTTGAAAACGTTTGAGAAATTTGCAAAGATGAGCCATTTTCTGACTTTTGCATAAATCAATCAAAATTCAATAAATAatttgggtttaaaaaaaaaaaaagcatttgatttTACCTGCAGTATTTCAGTAAACATGGTCAATAAAAATTTCAGTTGCATTATACTGTTATTTTTGTTTGGGACCTTAATTATAGTATAGCTTGCCATTtcactatacacacacacacacacacacacacacacacatatttatatatacatatatgcatatatatttgctttaagaataagaaaaatatgAATGTGCAATACATCAGTAGTACTATTTATTATCAATATAATTTTGCTgattagaaaaatactttagttAATACTGTTAGTGTTGGTAATTTTCTGAGTAAGATGTGAGCAGTGGCCTGACTAAGGCTGTTGACCTGCTGTCTGTGTTGGTTGTTGAGGGTGATGTGGGTAGTCCTCAGAGGCTGCCAAAGCCTCAAGTGCCTGTAAGGTGGAGACCAGAGCGTCATCAAGCTCCTGGGCATGATCTCTGACTGTTCTTGTGGCCACATTATCAATCAGTGTAACAGGCACATCTTCCTTGGCTTGGGCCAGCTTCCCAGAAGCAACACCAATACTGGCACTGGTTCTAGCCTTCCTGCCTCTCTTTGGATCGTCCTCATCAGAACTATTGTCCCTGAAGCCAGGTGGTGGGGCAGCAATAGCAGGTGGTGGTGGTTGCAGCTTTTCTTCTTTCccttccacctcctcctcctcctcttcttcattcCCAGGGGGTGGGAGGGCCATGAGGTCAACAGCATCTCCATCTCGGGAGGCACAAGCACTGGAGCAGTGCTTCCCCGAACTCCCACTGCAGTTACCTGCTGTCGACAGACCCTCTGCCCTAAGCCTGGCTTTGCAGGAGTCACAGAAGTAACGTGTGGCTTTCTGCGGTTGACCCATTGTTTGAGCTCTGACTCGAAATCCCACTTTCTCCACTGCTGGGCTCTCTAAAACTCCAGCTATTTCCTCTGTACTCCCCTGCGTGGGATCGGACTTGGTGCGGGGACGGCCAGGGGTCTCCTGGGAAATAAAGTTCTCATTGATGTCGAGTTCAGCCTCAGCATGTGTTTGCAGCTCTTGAAATTGCTGTTGCTCTTGAAGGTGAACATGACACAGGCCTAGATGCTGAGGCTCTGCAGGAACTAGGGCTCTTGAACATCCTGACTCCCTGTGTGAGCTTTCCCTCTCGTCCCCTCGCCGTCCTCCACTTTGCAATCCAGTTGCCCCAGAGCGTGGGTGGGGATGGTGGGAGCTTCTGTAATCTAAGGATAGAATTGTCAAAGCAGTGGATAGTTTGAGGTGTTAAGAACTACTGGGGATATAGAAGATCCAGATGGACAAGCAGAGGCGACAGCTGGTGGTCAGATGGGGATTATTTATTTCAAAAATGGATGTTGAAAGCTGAAGTTTGTCTGAAGTTAGAGGGTTAGATACGGGTGGAATGTGATGATGTGATGATACAATCCCTCTTTAGTGTTGACTACAAATTGATGCAACAGATGGCAAAGGATCTGTTCATGTTTGGCAGTAATAGTTCATAATTACAGCAAAAGCACAGTTCACTTTACAAATTCATAATGTTAGTCTGtcttgagaaaa
Above is a genomic segment from Odontesthes bonariensis isolate fOdoBon6 chromosome 13, fOdoBon6.hap1, whole genome shotgun sequence containing:
- the frmpd3 gene encoding FERM and PDZ domain-containing protein 3 isoform X2, with translation MAKVQDGHTNACDSSAMLEESQDGMDSGTLSPASARQVTIQRHPTQGFGFIAGSQRPVIVRSVSADGPSFGKLLPGDQILAINEETVSDAPRERVIDLVRRCKDTIVLTVLQPHQSPKSAFISAAKKARLRTNPPKVRFSEQVSISDPDSTMLKDDSLLLIPNVLKVFLENGQIKSFTFDSRTTVRDVISSLQDRLSLRYIEHFALVLEAGGLDQNQKLHLLQENQPLTHVVHRTYFQGMKCLFRICFFPKDPADLLRRDPAAFEYLYIQSRNDVIKERFGMDWKSDITLRLAALHIYITVSSARPNQKISLKHVEKEWGLEPFLPLTLLPTVKEKNVCKTLSQLLKTYQHPPPSGNKVPPLQGKLQYMRVLNDLPPFGGILFHTVGLDEKQSATTLLVGPRHGISHVIDLKNNLTTVLTEFSRVSKIQLYRESQGVARVEVTIHEAKPLVLLMEWPDASNFACLISGYYKLFVDPKRTIYFRNPVQSQLTKADYRSSHHPHPRSGATGLQSGGRRGDERESSHRESGCSRALVPAEPQHLGLCHVHLQEQQQFQELQTHAEAELDINENFISQETPGRPRTKSDPTQGSTEEIAGVLESPAVEKVGFRVRAQTMGQPQKATRYFCDSCKARLRAEGLSTAGNCSGSSGKHCSSACASRDGDAVDLMALPPPGNEEEEEEEVEGKEEKLQPPPPAIAAPPPGFRDNSSDEDDPKRGRKARTSASIGVASGKLAQAKEDVPVTLIDNVATRTVRDHAQELDDALVSTLQALEALAASEDYPHHPQQPTQTAGLIVLAAITPESSLDSGHETNSSELTDVSEMVSAMKQNQNQAYLLAHHINKERILCRRDFPLAIPGCTAKTIGTGAFSLGQIRAGCPPKQVILSKTVPFKVSPSQDSAIVSVVTEQGSNQDITNMKQKAELKAISESAKANTFDPPSKPPEKVKVSDASLTSVSTDQKLSNASGEMKTQNLPDGIKEKTAATLNTDPINKALPIILPVVRTSSAKISPTNMCQDAKTASSETMKPSSSTELVPVDDLFCTCPVKQDPAPQLRLKDPQVQKIVVFQSSSPTDDERLRAKGLQLANSKEGKENAGKVGADPCLAKPSPQIQTKFSPRLPVKVERKETAESKTDGNQSKSHLESQKCHVKSLPILDDLTTTCPSVDKVSTLPARDSKKYSTGKGKSQRSAPFLSFKNLLSATFPARMRKETDERRAQLQKVRQYELEFLEELLKPKTSQGEFLPQGSSPVPSGTPCACQLRTSPVLKAPGISREQRRSCDCKRMCRGMRLPDTPVGTTKEIQNRGRERTIAKTPPAVSKVPHAQSATRRPQTLEIKTTRIRSTSLESREPRGDQGSCLPTCTSQTDCMGAPQYKKLQRRYSIGELDNNTSTPVYAEVKPKTKSLEKEMERVRATGLRLPTPVEPVHTQSHQADGKGKKGVFFIQGEELLRESKEGTGEVLLSLPSEDIDDKDKCCSFCFCYRKCEAADESSEKEELSYSIPLQVLPGMEVDAHTFPVVSKTLQVLNAEDCSGEEEEVEEEEPQTQDIDLRSCGTLEGSLARVQALQGKTFSLPDGFLNAQLDANELLAILRQCANSPQAEGETRLQPSRITEYKQELAVRFKEFRASCRRVASVEKSPTRMLAVVSASFQVLCELTQTFIQLIRGVRSETQRLQLLRKVEEVAINYTLLLRAAEESMGHSSSLPTKTVSPQISTNTNNMSSLTRPIKTLPAQ
- the frmpd3 gene encoding FERM and PDZ domain-containing protein 3 isoform X1; the encoded protein is MAKVQDGHTNACDSSAMLEESQDGMDSGTLSPASARQVTIQRHPTQGFGFIAGSQRPVIVRSVSADGPSFGKLLPGDQILAINEETVSDAPRERVIDLVRRCKDTIVLTVLQPHQSPKSAFISAAKKARLRTNPPKVRFSEQVSISDPDSTMLKDDSLLLIPNVLKVFLENGQIKSFTFDSRTTVRDVISSLQDRLSLRYIEHFALVLEAGGLDQNQKLHLLQENQPLTHVVHRTYFQGMKCLFRICFFPKDPADLLRRDPAAFEYLYIQSRNDVIKERFGMDWKSDITLRLAALHIYITVSSARPNQKISLKHVEKEWGLEPFLPLTLLPTVKEKNVCKTLSQLLKTYQHPPPSGNKVPPLQGKLQYMRVLNDLPPFGGILFHTVGLDEKQSATTLLVGPRHGISHVIDLKNNLTTVLTEFSRVSKIQLYRESQGVARVEVTIHEAKSPNSPPYHLLQPLVLLMEWPDASNFACLISGYYKLFVDPKRTIYFRNPVQSQLTKADYRSSHHPHPRSGATGLQSGGRRGDERESSHRESGCSRALVPAEPQHLGLCHVHLQEQQQFQELQTHAEAELDINENFISQETPGRPRTKSDPTQGSTEEIAGVLESPAVEKVGFRVRAQTMGQPQKATRYFCDSCKARLRAEGLSTAGNCSGSSGKHCSSACASRDGDAVDLMALPPPGNEEEEEEEVEGKEEKLQPPPPAIAAPPPGFRDNSSDEDDPKRGRKARTSASIGVASGKLAQAKEDVPVTLIDNVATRTVRDHAQELDDALVSTLQALEALAASEDYPHHPQQPTQTAGLIVLAAITPESSLDSGHETNSSELTDVSEMVSAMKQNQNQAYLLAHHINKERILCRRDFPLAIPGCTAKTIGTGAFSLGQIRAGCPPKQVILSKTVPFKVSPSQDSAIVSVVTEQGSNQDITNMKQKAELKAISESAKANTFDPPSKPPEKVKVSDASLTSVSTDQKLSNASGEMKTQNLPDGIKEKTAATLNTDPINKALPIILPVVRTSSAKISPTNMCQDAKTASSETMKPSSSTELVPVDDLFCTCPVKQDPAPQLRLKDPQVQKIVVFQSSSPTDDERLRAKGLQLANSKEGKENAGKVGADPCLAKPSPQIQTKFSPRLPVKVERKETAESKTDGNQSKSHLESQKCHVKSLPILDDLTTTCPSVDKVSTLPARDSKKYSTGKGKSQRSAPFLSFKNLLSATFPARMRKETDERRAQLQKVRQYELEFLEELLKPKTSQGEFLPQGSSPVPSGTPCACQLRTSPVLKAPGISREQRRSCDCKRMCRGMRLPDTPVGTTKEIQNRGRERTIAKTPPAVSKVPHAQSATRRPQTLEIKTTRIRSTSLESREPRGDQGSCLPTCTSQTDCMGAPQYKKLQRRYSIGELDNNTSTPVYAEVKPKTKSLEKEMERVRATGLRLPTPVEPVHTQSHQADGKGKKGVFFIQGEELLRESKEGTGEVLLSLPSEDIDDKDKCCSFCFCYRKCEAADESSEKEELSYSIPLQVLPGMEVDAHTFPVVSKTLQVLNAEDCSGEEEEVEEEEPQTQDIDLRSCGTLEGSLARVQALQGKTFSLPDGFLNAQLDANELLAILRQCANSPQAEGETRLQPSRITEYKQELAVRFKEFRASCRRVASVEKSPTRMLAVVSASFQVLCELTQTFIQLIRGVRSETQRLQLLRKVEEVAINYTLLLRAAEESMGHSSSLPTKTVSPQISTNTNNMSSLTRPIKTLPAQ